A stretch of Tigriopus californicus strain San Diego chromosome 11, Tcal_SD_v2.1, whole genome shotgun sequence DNA encodes these proteins:
- the LOC131890693 gene encoding uncharacterized protein LOC131890693 yields the protein MTTASLGTTGFGSGARSTIDIKMPKFKGDITQFEEWSNAFQALVHETNKSPVEKMGLLKASLEDEARLLIAGYGNTCEHYLEALRVLGEVYGDPVLLVEAQQREIENLPNRYAERLPNQNRLVGLSRWLLERVKKLRRFNQNLACGSGAKDSALSLSRSNTNAASTSLCSNCQGGHRAVDCCLFKGLPLSEKMTLVMSKNLCFGCLRQGHSLAKCRSKQRCGADDCSRHHHALIHKAGEREPKSEFGGRASTNSSSTGMSVVLGMVPVVCFGPNGRVVLNALIDEGSDTTFIMDSALKKIGHTRGKEGRLVVNGATGSTEFRSRMVDVEVSGAGGGKFQIRARSHPNVCQGLRGSSWEMVKGRWNHLRNLDLSTNEDRVQMLVGLDNGHLIEPLEFRHGSPGDPYAFRTHLGWVCRGSMEDGLQLDKKMVHFAHVADHDSEITRLDECLHEFFETESYGAERRENQPCHSMQDQYALEMIQGGIGKLENSPGYEASLPWAPGLEKPARFHGRSLNDSLLTGPSLQCELLDVLLRFREREVAVTADIEAMFSRISLRKEDARYHRFLWRDSPDRNLQTLQMTGVVFGDSPSPCIAISTLHRAAVDANCSKEVERTIKTQFYVDDFLDSFGDERQAINVASKVKEVLGKANFNLRGWTSNKQGVVGAVGAVNMGHVPLHQNDTRILRSTWNTIQDCITFSTTTVSKISFTRRGLLSKLAGLFDPQGLIAPVTVSGKIKMKELVIQNLGWDDPVSEETRHWWSDWVSGLQDLSAIMFPRCLFPLGLEHTHRELHIFCDASEQAFAAVAYLRSQDDEGNVAVRLAYSKTRVSSKRPKTIPKLELQGAVLGARLAKYLIQTLRIKIHSTTYWTDSQVVHAWITNLAQTYKPFVAVRVGEIQTLTKGTEWRHVPGAGNPADLATRASQRPTLPGLWLSGPPFLLRGVDCWPERKKIEETTEEVRAKFAQTHAVEGPQVGSGAKTLHGAVEEFRVDQPNGTLEEMIVLAQLQMFPEELRALNGGRALSKSSRLLELSPFLDPEGLLRARGRLSQAQVGYDQKFPVVLHPTHPLTKLIVQDNQHRHHHPGVNHGLGLLRQEYWVLRGREAVKTARRECDHCQRMTAHPATQEMADLPQEQLACDQPPFYFASVDFFGPMEVLVSRNKIEKRWGSIFTCMTTRAVDIEAAPSLSTPDFLNVLRNLVSLRGKPHQIYSDNGTNFVGAANLLAELQRKEGPGPTFLDSNKIVWKFQPPGAPHWGGVH from the exons ATGACCACAGCGTCCCTGGGGACCACAGGGTTTGGATCAGGCGCAAGATCTACAATTGACATCAAGATGCCAAAGTTCAAGGGAGACATCACCCAGTTCGAGGAATGGTCCAATGCCTTCCAAGCCCTTGTACATGAGACAAATAAGTCCCCAGTGGAAAAGATGGGCCTTCTCAAGGCCTCTCTGGAGGATGAAGCTCGGCTTCTAATTGCGGGATATGGGAACACGTGTGAGCACTACCTGGAAGCATTGCGGGTCCTTGGAGAGGTCTATGGTGACCCTGTTCTCCTGGTGGAAGCCCAACAGAGAGAGATCGAAAATCTGCCTAACAGATATGCTGAGCGCCTTCCCAATCAAAACCGGTTGGTTGGGTTGAGCAGGTGGCTACTTGAACGGGTCAAGAAGCTGCGACGATTCAACCAGAATTTAGCGTGTGGATCTGGCGCCAAGGATAGCGCCCTAAGCTTATCCAGGAGCAATACAAATGCTGCGTCGACGAGTTTGTGCTCCAATTGCCAAGGTGGCCACAGAGCAGTGGACTGCTGCCTCTTCAAGGGCTTGCCTCTCTCGGAGAAAATGACATTGGTTATGTCCAAGAACCTTTGCTTTGGTTGTCTGAGGCAAGGCCATTCTTTGGCCAAGTGCCGTTCAAAGCAGAGGTGCGGGGCGGATGATTGCTCGAGACACCATCACGCACTAATACACAAGGCTGGTGAAAGAGAACCAAAGTCTGAGTTCGGCGGAAGGGCTTCCACCAACAGCTCCAGCACTGGCATGAGCGTGGTCTTGGGCATGGTGCCAGTAGTCTGTTTTGGACCAAATGGGAGGGTTGTCCTTAATGCTCTGATTGACGAGGGCTCAGACACCACCTTCATCATGGATAGTGCCTTGAAAAAGATTGGTCACACCAGGGGCAAGGAGGGCAGACTGGTTGTGAACGGAGCAACAGGATCCACCGAATTCCGCTCCAGAATGGTTGACGTGGAGGTTTCAGGGGCGGGTGGTGGCAAGTTCCAGATTCGTGCCAGGTCGCATCCCAATGTGTGCCAGGGCCTCAGAGGTTCTTCTTGGGAAATGGTCAAGGGCCGATGGAACCATCTGAGGAATCTAGACCTCTCGACCAATGAAGACAGGGTCCAAATGTTGGTCGGTCTAGACAACGGACACCTGATTGAACCCCTGGAATTCCGACATGGGTCGCCAGGTGATCCATACGCGTTCCGCACACACCTTGGTTGGGTGTGCCGTGGAAGCATGGAAGACGGTCTGCAGTTAGACAAGAAAATGGTTCACTTCGCCCATGTGGCTGATCACGACTCTGAGATCACCAGGCTTGACGAGTGCTTACATGAGTTCTTTGAGACTGAGTCCTATGGCGcggaaagaagagagaatcAACCATGCCATTCCATGCAGGACCAATACGCACTGGAGATGATTCAGGGAGGAATCGGGAAGTTGGAAAACAGTCCTGGTTATGAAGCATCTCTCCCATGGGCACCAGGACTGGAGAAGCCTG CACGATTCCATGGGAGGAGTCTCAACGATTCTTTGCTCACTGGGCCTTCACTTCAATGCGAGTTACTGGACGTTCTCCTCCGGTTTAGAGAGAGGGAGGTGGCTGTCACGGCTGACATTGAGGCCATGTTCTCCAGAATCAGCCTGAGGAAGGAGGACGCCAGGTACCACCGGTTCTTGTGGAGAGACTCGCCAGACAGAAACCTACAAACATTGCAGATGACCGGCGTGGTATTTGGGGACTCCCCATCTCCATGTATAGCCATCAGCACACTCCACAGAGCTGCAGTTGACGCTAACTGCTCTAAAGAGGTGGAGAGGACTATTAAAACCCAGTTCTACGTTGACGACTTCCTTGACAGCTTCGGTGATGAACGCCAAGCAATCAATGTGGCCTCTAAGGTCAAGGAAGTTCTAGGGAAGGCTAACTTCAATCTGCGTGGTTGGACCTCCAACAAACAAGGGGTTGTCGGTGCGGTGGGGGCAGTTAACATGGGGCACGTGCCCCTCCATCAAAATGACACAAGGATTCTTAGATCAACGTGGAACACCATCCAGGACTGTATCACATTCAGCACTACTACTGTAAGCAAGATCAGCTTCACAAGAAGAGGATTGCTGAGCAAACTGGCTGGACTTTTTGACCCTCAGGGTCTCATTGCCCCTGTAACGGTTTCTGGgaagatcaaaatgaaggagcttGTGATCCAGAACCTAGGTTGGGATGACCCTGTATCCGAGGAGACACGTCACTGGTGGTCTGACTGGGTCAGTGGGCTTCAAGACCTTTCTGCTATCATGTTCCCACGCTGCCTTTTCCCCCTTGGTCTGGAACACACTCATAGGGAGCTCCATATATTCTGCGACGCCTCAGAGCAGGCATTTGCAGCTGTGGCTTATCTGCGAAGTCAGGACGACGAGGGGAATGTGGCTGTGCGGTTAGCCTATTCAAAGACCAGGGTCTCTTCAAAAAGGCCCAAAACAATTCCAAAGCTCGAGCTGCAGGGGGCTGTGCTCGGTGCCAGGTTGGccaaatatctgatccaaACGCTCAGAATCAAGATCCACTCCACTACCTATTGGACAGACAGCCAGGTTGTTCATGCGTGGATCACCAACCTCGCTCAGACCTACAAGCCATTTGTGGCCGTGCGTGTTGGAGAAATCCAGACGTTGACCAAGGGTACCGAGTGGAGACATGTCCCAGGGGCCGGAAACCCAGCGGACTTAGCCACGAGGGCCAGCCAAAGGCCCACCTTGCCAGGGTTGTGGCTCTCTGGCCCCCCATTCCTCTTGCGCGGGGTCGACTGCTGgccagagagaaaaaagattgAGGAGACGACTGAGGAGGTCAGAGCCAAGTTCGCCCAGACCCATGCTGTTGAGGGGCCACAGGTTGGAAGTGGGGCCAAAACGCTCCATGGGGCCGTAGAAGAATTCAGGGTGGACCAACCAAATGGCACACTTGAGGAGATGATTGTTCTTGCCCAGCTACAGATGTTCCCAGAGGAGCTGCGGGCATTAAACGGGGGGAGGGCCCTTTCAAAGTCGTCTAGACTCCTGGAACTGTCCCCATTTTTGGACCCTGAGGGCCTACTCCGAGCCCGAGGGAGGTTGAGTCAAGCTCAGGTGGGTTACGACCAGAAGTTCCCGGTTGTCCTCCACCCTACGCACCCACTGACCAAGCTAATTGTTCAAGACAATCAACACAGACATCACCATCCTGGGGTCAATCATGGATTGGGTCTCCTACGCCAGGAATACTGGGTGCTACGAGGGCGAGAGGCCGTGAAGACGGCTCGCCGTGAGTGTGACCACTGCCAGAGAATGACCGCCCATCCAGCCACCCAAGAGATGGCAGACCTCCCCCAGGAGCAACTTGCTTGTGACCAACCACCATTCTACTTTGCTTCTGTGGACTTCTTTGGGCCCATGGAGGTACTGGTgtcaagaaacaaaattgagaAGCGGTGGGGATCAATCTTCACCTGCATGACGACCAGGGCGGTGGACATAGAGGCCGCGCCATCACTTTCGACCCCAGACTTCCTCAACGTCCTCCGAAACTTAGTAAGTCTGCGGGGCAAGCCCCACCAGATCTACAGCGACAATGGGACCAACTTTGTTGGGGCTGCAAACCTGTTGGCTGAACTACAGAGGAAGGAAGGTCCCGGTCCTACCTTCTTGgattccaacaaaatagtttGGAAGTTCCAGCCCCCAGGTGCCCCACACTGGGGTGGGGTGCACTAG
- the LOC131891152 gene encoding uncharacterized protein LOC131891152 yields MKTIGAFFTLAYVLGPILAIPVDLNDEVEFVEPVNTNADSPVTSEGIPAQIPILVIRTGNPFFGSFGGSGFPGLRPKSQDEPSANGAGSFLGFEDIFNSFFGPSRSNTEADYDGDFDDTVNLRPLDEAIPTSGTPQCGLICQIMNQFQGQIATIEKEIHDIREKEQERENEIEVDRVDSQEDQDNEPQHTYEEKILPDGSIVRINRTVLTDRNGDGSAFIFHSTSFHNILSPEDHADDGPSAAGDDSNPNNDEATDFEDVDPK; encoded by the exons ATGAAGACAATTGGGGCTTTCTTTACCTTGGCCTATGTCTTGGGACCAATCTTGGCCATCCCTGTGG ATCTAAATGATGAGGTGGAATTTGTGGAACCCGTAAACACCAATGCGGACAGTCCAGTGACTTCTGAAGGCATCCCTGCCCAAATTCCTATTTTGGTGATTCGAACTGGAAATCCGTTCTTTGGATCTTTCGGAGGATCCGGGTTTCCGGGACTGAGACCTAAAAGTCAAGACGAGCCATCTGCCAACGGTGCGGGATCCTTCCTCGGTtttgaagacattttcaaCTCATTCTTTGGTCCTTCGCGTTCCAACACTGAAG CTGACTACGATGGCGATTTTGATGACACCGTAAATCTGAGGCCCTTAGACGAAGCCATTCCCACTAGTGGGACTCCCCAATGTGGTTTGATCTGTCAGATCATGAACCAGTTTCAGGGACAAATTGCcaccattgaaaaagaaatccacGACATCCGTGAGAAGGAACAAGAACGCGAGAACGAGATTGAAGTCGACCGAGTTGATAGTCAAGAGGATCAAGATAACGAGCCCCAGCACACCTACGAGGAAAAG ATCTTGCCTGACGGGAGCATCGTAAGGATTAACCGGACAGTCTTGACCGACCGAAATGGTGACGGCTCGGCATTTATTTTCCATTCCACATCCTTCCATAACATCCTCTCCCCTGAAGATCACGCAGATGACGGACCATCGGCCGCTGGGGATGATTCCAACCCTAACAATGACGAGGCCACAGATTTCGAGGACGTAGACCCCAAATAG